A DNA window from Drosophila sechellia strain sech25 chromosome X, ASM438219v1, whole genome shotgun sequence contains the following coding sequences:
- the LOC6615989 gene encoding GDP-fucose protein O-fucosyltransferase 2 — protein MRGSWPRLGFPALLLLLQLLSGSDAAFWNGTAKREIGDSRGSSGTCAKRVLQEILPLPATCPPEVLGLRGAVYILYDVNISEGFNLRRDVYIRMAVFVRRLQRRRRFRQVRLVLPPWPRLYHWHSQGLQQTGLPWSHFFDLASLRRYAPVLDYEEFLTEQRLFGNPGAPLVHVAHAFRLQHYEVMLEQGIFRDKFERVTDKPCSEGSLSGGPLLQQAELRVGRFHCVRFQGSAGLLEKLLREAIVEDTAGPEDVDDMRTYALLSAETVLHDHWGDEHFWQARRSMRFSRRLELVAADFRRQALATTGASAGVQRPAMWELERPKRNAKGGDYLCAHLRRGDFVRSREATTPTLKTAAQQVKQLLRAFNVTTVFLATDATPYELMELKELFYRFRLVHFAPESNVQRRELKDGGVAVVDQLVCAYARYFVGTYESTFTYRIYEEREILGFTQTSTFNTFCKALGGSCSRNAVWPIVWADGDSDSEEDSDPY, from the coding sequence CCTGCAGGAGATCCTGCCACTGCCAGCAACTTGCCCGCCTGAGGTTCTCGGACTGAGGGGCGCCGTGTATATCCTCTACGACGTGAACATCTCGGAGGGCTTCAACCTGCGCCGAGACGTCTACATTCGCATGGCGGTGTTCGTGCGCCGGCTGCAGAGGAGGAGGCGCTTTCGCCAGGTGCGCCTTGTGCTGCCGCCGTGGCCACGCCTCTACCACTGGCACTCGCAGGGCCTGCAGCAGACTGGACTGCCCTGGAGCCACTTCTTTGACTTGGCCAGTCTGCGCCGCTACGCGCCCGTTCTGGACTACGAGGAATTCCTGACCGAACAGCGCTTATTCGGCAATCCTGGCGCACCCCTGGTCCATGTGGCGCACGCTTTCCGGCTGCAGCACTACGAGGTCATGCTAGAACAGGGCATCTTTCGGGACAAATTCGAGCGCGTCACGGACAAGCCGTGCAGCGAGGGATCCCTGTCGGGAGGCCCACTGCTGCAGCAGGCGGAGCTGCGCGTGGGGCGTTTCCACTGCGTTCGGTTCCAGGGCAGCGCCGGACTGCTGGAGAAGTTGCTTCGCGAGGCGATCGTGGAGGACACGGCGGGACCGGAGGACGTCGACGACATGCGCACGTACGCTTTGCTCAGCGCCGAAACCGTGCTTCACGACCACTGGGGCGACGAGCACTTTTGGCAGGCCCGGCGTTCCATGCGTTTCTCCCGTCGGCTGGAGCTGGTGGCCGCCGACTTCCGGCGGCAGGCTCTGGCCACCACAGGCGCTTCGGCCGGAGTCCAACGGCCCGCCATGTGGGAGCTGGAGCGGCCGAAGCGCAACGCCAAGGGCGGCGATTACCTGTGCGCCCACCTAAGGCGGGGCGACTTTGTGCGCTCGCGGGAAGCGACCACTCCCACCCTGAAAACGGCTGCCCAGCAGGTCAAGCAGCTGCTGCGCGCGTTCAACGTGACCACCGTGTTCCTAGCCACTGACGCCACGCCCTACGAGCTGATGGAGCTGAAGGAACTCTTCTACCGCTTCCGCCTCGTGCACTTCGCGCCGGAGTCAAATGTCCAACGAAGGGAGCTGAAGGATGGGGGAGTGGCGGTGGTTGACCAGCTGGTCTGCGCCTACGCCCGCTACTTCGTGGGTACCTACGAGAGCACCTTCACGTACCGCATCTACGAGGAGCGCGAGATCCTCGGCTTCACCCAGACCAGCACCTTCAACACGTTCTGCAAGGCCTTGGGCGGCAGCTGCTCGCGCAACGCCGTGTGGCCCATTGTGTGGGCGGATGGCGATAGCGATAGCGAGGAAGATTCCGACCCGTACTGA